The following coding sequences are from one Mesorhizobium onobrychidis window:
- a CDS encoding monovalent cation/H+ antiporter subunit D family protein — protein MDPVISIRPLLAVAVAGLAALAVLVLNNREKLRDLVSPLAAIAMFAIVASMAPTVLAGGTFDLRLFEILPGIDFAFRVDALGMVFATVSSLLWIVAAIYSIGYMRHLNEHAQTRFFACFAASLAAAVGGAFAANLFTLVIFYEVLSLVTYPLVYHHEDEEGWTGSRKYLVYLMGASKSVLLAALALTYHLAGSLDFVPGGLLAGVDASPALLTVVYFCYLFGFAKAAVMPMHAWLPAAMVAPTPVSALLHAVAVVKMGVFCVLRVVFHVFGTGLVDGLGLGIATAYLVSFTILMASIYALTRDDLKARLAYSTVSQLSYIVLGAVLLSPVAMVGGIIHIAAHAFSKITLFFCAGSIYCASGKRNISDMAGIGRRLPWTMGAFFVASLSMIGVPPTAGFVSKWYLALGSVEAGEIAFLVVLLVSSVLNAAYFLPVSYVAFFGTETQESPATVREIPMVTIPLVATAILSVSMGIFPGYFLTLAEGVVR, from the coding sequence TTGGACCCGGTGATATCGATCCGGCCGCTGCTTGCCGTCGCCGTCGCAGGACTGGCGGCCCTTGCAGTTCTCGTTCTGAACAACCGCGAGAAACTCCGCGATCTCGTCTCGCCCTTGGCCGCGATCGCCATGTTCGCAATTGTCGCCTCGATGGCACCCACGGTGCTGGCCGGCGGCACGTTCGATTTGCGCCTGTTCGAGATTCTGCCGGGGATCGACTTCGCTTTCCGGGTCGATGCGCTCGGCATGGTGTTTGCCACCGTCTCGTCGCTCTTGTGGATCGTGGCGGCGATCTATTCCATCGGCTACATGCGCCACTTGAACGAGCACGCGCAGACCCGGTTCTTCGCCTGCTTCGCCGCCAGTCTCGCGGCGGCCGTCGGGGGCGCCTTCGCCGCCAATCTGTTCACGCTGGTGATCTTCTACGAGGTGCTCAGCCTCGTTACCTATCCGCTCGTCTATCACCACGAGGACGAAGAGGGATGGACGGGTAGCCGCAAGTACCTCGTCTATTTGATGGGGGCGTCGAAAAGCGTGCTTCTCGCCGCGCTGGCGCTGACCTACCATCTGGCGGGGTCGCTCGACTTCGTGCCAGGCGGGCTGCTGGCCGGGGTCGATGCCTCGCCGGCGCTGCTGACCGTGGTCTACTTCTGCTATCTGTTCGGCTTCGCCAAGGCCGCGGTGATGCCGATGCACGCCTGGCTGCCTGCCGCGATGGTCGCGCCGACACCGGTCAGCGCACTCTTGCATGCGGTGGCCGTGGTCAAGATGGGCGTGTTCTGCGTGCTGCGGGTGGTGTTCCATGTCTTCGGCACGGGGCTGGTGGACGGGCTGGGGCTCGGCATCGCAACGGCCTATCTGGTCTCGTTCACCATCCTGATGGCGTCCATCTACGCCCTGACGCGGGACGACCTGAAGGCGCGGCTCGCCTATTCGACGGTCAGCCAGCTCTCCTACATCGTGCTGGGCGCGGTCCTGCTGTCGCCGGTCGCGATGGTCGGCGGGATCATCCACATTGCGGCGCATGCGTTCTCCAAGATCACGCTCTTTTTCTGCGCCGGGTCGATCTATTGCGCGTCCGGCAAGCGGAACATCAGCGACATGGCCGGCATCGGCCGCAGGCTGCCCTGGACGATGGGCGCGTTCTTCGTGGCCTCGCTCAGCATGATCGGGGTGCCGCCGACCGCGGGCTTCGTCAGCAAGTGGTATCTGGCGCTGGGCTCGGTGGAGGCGGGGGAGATTGCGTTCCTGGTCGTGCTCTTGGTGAGCTCGGTCCTGAACGCCGCCTACTTCCTGCCGGTCAGCTATGTCGCTTTTTTCGGGACGGAGACACAGGAAAGTCCGGCGACGGTCCGTGAAATTCCGATGGTGACGATCCCGCTGGTCGCGACCGCGATCCTGTCGGTGTCGATGGGTATTTTCCCCGGCTATTTTCTCACCCTGGCGGAAGGAGTGGTCAGATGA
- a CDS encoding NADH-quinone oxidoreductase subunit J, which produces MDQAFFLLFAAASVITALTVVLARNPVHSALALMACFLQISAIFVLLEAPLLAVIQIFVYVGAIMVLFLFVIMMIDVREAVLQRFLPGSNLPALVLLVLLGVEMLVLVLWSDRFSVTEPVAMRGGDQIRQLSMTLFADYLLPFEAASVILLAALVGAIVLARKEQG; this is translated from the coding sequence ATGGATCAGGCGTTCTTTCTTCTGTTCGCTGCGGCGTCCGTGATCACGGCACTGACCGTGGTCCTGGCGCGGAATCCGGTTCACAGCGCATTGGCGCTGATGGCGTGTTTCCTGCAGATCTCGGCAATCTTCGTCTTGCTCGAGGCACCGTTGCTCGCTGTCATCCAGATCTTCGTCTATGTCGGCGCAATCATGGTCCTGTTCCTGTTCGTGATCATGATGATCGATGTGCGCGAAGCGGTGTTGCAGCGGTTCTTGCCGGGCAGCAACCTGCCGGCTCTGGTGCTGCTCGTCCTGCTTGGGGTCGAGATGCTTGTACTGGTGCTCTGGAGCGACCGCTTTTCGGTCACGGAGCCCGTCGCGATGCGCGGCGGCGATCAGATCAGGCAGCTCAGCATGACACTTTTCGCCGACTATCTCCTACCGTTTGAAGCCGCCTCCGTGATCCTGCTGGCGGCCCTGGTCGGCGCCATCGTGCTGGCGCGGAAGGAGCAGGGGTGA
- a CDS encoding CBS domain-containing protein: MNVKAILEDKGRAVETIGPNEALAVAINRLAEHRIGALVVTNGDRKVVGIVSERDVVCALDKHGAAALEQSVRHAMTAKVKLCTENHTINQVMEIMTTGRFRHLPVVKNGQLDGIVSIGDVVKKRIEEVEHEAEEIIHYIWAG, translated from the coding sequence ATGAACGTCAAAGCGATTCTCGAGGACAAGGGTCGAGCCGTCGAGACGATCGGCCCGAACGAGGCGCTCGCCGTGGCGATCAACAGGCTCGCCGAGCACAGGATCGGCGCACTGGTCGTTACCAATGGCGATCGCAAGGTGGTCGGCATCGTGTCCGAGCGCGACGTCGTCTGCGCCTTGGACAAGCATGGGGCTGCGGCGCTGGAGCAGAGTGTCCGTCACGCAATGACCGCCAAGGTCAAGCTCTGCACCGAGAACCACACGATCAACCAGGTCATGGAGATCATGACCACAGGCCGCTTCCGCCACCTGCCCGTGGTGAAGAACGGCCAACTGGACGGCATCGTCTCGATCGGCGACGTGGTGAAGAAGCGCATCGAGGAGGTCGAGCACGAGGCCGAAGAGATTATTCACTACATCTGGGCGGGGTAA
- the nuoK gene encoding NADH-quinone oxidoreductase subunit NuoK yields MVPLWWYILLGVVLFVIGAAGVLLRRNILVVLMSLELLLNSVNINFIAFGRYYDDFRGQIFAIFVIAITAAEVAVALGILVALVRNKSTLKVDDVTMMKG; encoded by the coding sequence ATGGTTCCGCTCTGGTGGTATATTTTGCTCGGAGTGGTCCTGTTCGTGATCGGAGCGGCGGGCGTGCTGCTCAGGCGCAATATCCTGGTCGTGCTGATGTCGCTGGAGTTGCTGCTCAACTCGGTCAACATCAATTTCATCGCTTTCGGGCGTTACTACGACGATTTCCGCGGGCAGATCTTCGCGATCTTCGTCATCGCAATCACCGCGGCGGAGGTTGCGGTCGCCCTCGGGATTCTGGTCGCCCTCGTGAGGAACAAATCCACCCTCAAGGTCGACGACGTGACCATGATGAAAGGATAG